The following proteins are co-located in the Triticum aestivum cultivar Chinese Spring chromosome 1A, IWGSC CS RefSeq v2.1, whole genome shotgun sequence genome:
- the LOC123048441 gene encoding cytochrome P450 89A2 has translation METWQIFLGVILFALPLTLLLFRSRKTGGGGTRRPIPPGPPSFPVLGSMVWLTNSPADGESLLRRLFARYGSIVSLRVGSQLSIFVADRRLAHAALVERGAALADRPTLASVRIMGENDNTITRASYGPVWRLLRRNLVSETLHPSRVRLFAPARSWVRRVLLDKLRDESSSGGAAVVETFQYAMFCLLVLMCFGERLDEPAVRAIAAAQRDQLLYITGKMAVFAFFPSLTKHLFRDRLRTAHAMRRRQKELLVPLINARREYKSSGGEPRKETTFEHSYVDTLLDIKLPEEGDRPLTDNELVILCSEFLNAGTDTTSTGLQWIMAELVKNPAIQEKLYEEIKATTGDDQEEVSGDDIHKMPYLKAVVLEGLRKHPPGHFVLPHKAAEDMEIGDYLIPKGATVNFMVAEMGRDEREWEKPLEFSPDRFLPGGAGEGVDVTGNREIKMMPFGVGRRICAGLGIAMLHLEYFVASMVREFEWQEVAGEEVDFAEKNEFTVVMKKPLRPRLVPRRS, from the coding sequence ATGGAGACATGGCAAATCTTCCTCGGCGTGATCCTCTTCGCCCTCCCGCTGACCCTCCTCCTTTTCCGCAGCCGTaagaccggcggcggcggcacccGGCGGCCCATCCCGCCTGGCCCGCCGTCCTTTCCGGTGCTGGGCAGTATGGTGTGGCTGACCAACTCGCCCGCCGACGGGGAGTCCCTCCTCCGGCGTCTGTTCGCGCGGTACGGTTCCATAGTGTCGCTGCGCGTGGGCTCCCAGCTCTCCATCTTCGTCGCCGACCGCCGCCTCGCGCACGCGGCGCTCGTCGAGCGCGGTGCCGCTCTGGCCGACCGCCCTACCCTCGCGTCCGTCAGGATCATGGGCGAGAACGACAACACCATCACGCGGGCCAGCTACGGGCCCGTGTGGCGCCTCCTCCGCCGCAACCTCGTCTCCGAGACGCTGCACCCGTCCCGCGTCCGACTCTTCGCGCCGGCGCGCTCCTGGGTGCGCCGCGTGCTCCTCGACAAGCTGCGGGACGAGTCGTCATCCGGCGGGGCGGCCGTCGTGGAGACGTTCCAGTACGCCATGTTCTGTCTCCTGGTGCTCATGTGCTTCGGCGAGCGGCTCGACGAGCCCGCGGTGCGCGCGATCGCCGCCGCGCAGCGCGACCAGCTGCTCTACATCACCGGGAAAATGGCCGTCTTCGCGTTCTTTCCGTCgctcacaaagcacctcttccgcgACCGCCTCCGGACCGCGCACGCCATGCGGCGGCGGCAGAAGGAGCTGCTCGTGCCGCTGATCAACGCGCGGCGGGAGTACAAGAGCAGCGGCGGCGAGCCCAGAAAAGAGACGACGTTCGAGCACTCGTACGTCGACACCCTGCTCGACATCAAGCTCCCCGAGGAGGGCGACCGCCCGCTCACAGACAACGAGCTTGTCATCCTCTGCTCCGAATTTCTCAACGCCGGGACAGACACCACCTCCACCGGGCTGCAGTGGATCATGGCCGAACTGGTCAAGAACCCAGCAATCCAGGAGAAGCTCTACGAGGAGATCAAAGCCACGACGGGAGACGACCAAGAAGAGGTCTCCGGGGACGACATCCACAAGATGCCCTACCTCAAGGCGGTGGTTCTCGAAGGCCTCCGGAAGCACCCGCCGGGGCACTTCGTGCTGCCGCACAAGGCGGCGGAGGACATGGAGATCGGCGATTACCTGATACCCAAGGGCGCCACGGTGAACTTCATGGTCGCCGAGATGGGCCGGGACGAGCGGGAGTGGGAGAAGCCGTTAGAGTTCTCTCCGGATCGGTTCCTgccgggcggcgcgggcgagggGGTGGACGTGACGGGCAACCGGGAGATCAAGATGATGCCGTTCGGCGTGGGCCGTAGGATCTGCGCCGGGCTGGGCATCGCCATGCTCCACCTGGAGTACTTCGTGGCCAGCATGGTGAGGGAGTTCGAGTGgcaggaggtcgccggcgaggaggtggacTTCGCCGAGAAGAACGAGTTTACCGTCGTCATGAAGAAGCCGCTGCGTCCCCGACTCGTGCCCCGTAGGTCTTAG